One genomic region from Daphnia magna isolate NIES linkage group LG10, ASM2063170v1.1, whole genome shotgun sequence encodes:
- the LOC123476962 gene encoding uncharacterized protein LOC123476962 translates to MMLVERCDICQERLASQAQEPLLADPLPSYVFEDVSADLFQHGSLHVLVYADRLSGWPVVHQWRHDPTAREVVQAVINNFVELGVPMRLRSDNGPQFEAGVFQAALKRWGVSWGNSTPHYPQSNGHAEAAVKTVKELVLKLAPSGDLSSEVFLAGLLEFRNTPHATRLSPAQIVFDHQLRSMVPAHRSSYSNQWKDVMDARERQAEADANTKFRYDLRSRPLPSLPVGAPVRVQDPKTKLWSHSGVIVAVGQYRSYRIKFASGSVLWRKRRFIRMMVPAATESGSSEESTSPTAEAHDTKADAEMPGKEQPQLDPPPVVLRRSTRTRKPRPEDVTVLIGIDVEEVHDLVAAVKSPAGTAGPIAFQTPFGWGFGGQTVMP, encoded by the exons ATGATGCTGGTGGAACGGTGCGACATCTGCCAGGAACGATTGGCTAGCCAAGCTCAAGAACCATTATTGGCGGACCCATTGCCGTCATACGTGTTCGAAGATGTATCGGCAGACTTATTCCAACACGGATCGCTACACGTGTTGGTTTACGCCGATCGATTGTCAGGATGGCCGGTGGTGCATCAGTGGCGCCATGACCCTACGGCCCGGGAGGTGGTGCAGGCCGTCATCAACAATTTTGTGGAGTTAGGCGTGCCGATGCGACTTCGGTCGGATAACGGCCCGCAATTTGAAGCAGGCGTTTTTCAAGCGGCCCTAAAGCGCTGGGGTGTGTCATGGGGCAATTCCACTCCTCATTACCCCCAAAGCAACGGGCACGCGGAAGCAGCTGTAAAAACGGTGAAAGAGCTGGTACTGAAGCTAGCCCCGTCGGGGGATTTATCGTCGGAAGTGTTCCTTGCTGGCCTGCTGGAATTTCGAAACACCCCGCATGCAACCAGATTATCACCGGCTCAAATAGTATTTGACCATCAGCTCCGATCTATGGTGCCCGCCCATCGATCCTCCTATTCCAATCAATGGAAAGACGTCATGGATGCGCGAGAGCGTCAGGCGGAAGCAGATGCAAACACAAAATTCCGATACGACCTACGATCACGCCCACTGCCATCGTTACCGGTCGGTGCACCAGTACGCGTCCAAGATCcgaaaacgaaattatggaGCCATAGCGGAGTGATCGTCGCGGTCGGACAATACCGGTCCTATCGGATCAAGTTTGCCAGCGGCAGTGTACTCTGGCGTAAAAGGCGGTTCATCCGCATGATGGTTCCGGCAGCGACCGAGAGCGGGAGCAGCGAAGAATCCACGTCACCAACAGCAGAAGCACACGATACGAAGGCAGATGCGGAGATGCCAGGGAAAGAGCAACCCCAGTTGGACCCCCCTCCAGTAGTTCTACGCCGAAGCACCCGTACGCGAAAACCGCGC CCGGAGGATGTGACCGTGTTGATTGGAATCGACGTCGAAGAGGTCCATGATCTTGTAGCTGCCGTCAAGTCACCGGCTGGAACAGCTGGGCCTATCGCCTTCCAGACACCGTTTGGTTGGGGTTTTGGAGGTCAAACGGTTATGCCTTAA